A portion of the Leptospira mtsangambouensis genome contains these proteins:
- a CDS encoding sensor histidine kinase, producing MKTFLDRLGVFRLLNLGVAEYLGLETSVRIQLSNLVAILGIFSNIEYSIFFAIAGAPHYLVMNVIHVLVICSLIYVLYLNTRGRYFFSRILLVFTISVPLFCVSTISFGTSGGFYYYFLMFAIVPFVIFSYDEKGWIFFVFLMNTSFYIWFEFFGSPGMFEKGTLLYYKEVQDLFRINSVVSCLSFVALFMFYFLRNINRIQKEMERINDHKDRIFSILAHDLKGPIGTISTYLGYITKSLPEREELLFGLTELKKSTNQTYLVLENLLDWVRNETQKTQCNPKNLNLNSILKNALDLLNIQAKDKGITWETKVSEDHFVYCDERMTATVLRNILSNAIKYSHPNSKVSIETEKNSDCIEIRFQDSGVGMGPDLLAKILEGKRFDSGFGTAGEKGTGLGLLVCKELLAEQGGTLKVSSKLTKGTKISIQLPLAD from the coding sequence ATGAAAACTTTCTTGGATCGATTGGGAGTATTTCGGTTACTCAATTTAGGGGTGGCTGAATATTTGGGTTTAGAAACTTCCGTTCGTATTCAACTTTCCAATTTGGTTGCCATTTTGGGAATTTTTTCAAATATCGAATATTCCATTTTTTTTGCAATCGCAGGTGCTCCCCATTATCTGGTCATGAATGTCATTCATGTCCTTGTTATCTGTTCTTTAATTTATGTTTTGTATCTAAATACGAGGGGAAGGTATTTTTTTTCTCGAATTCTCCTGGTGTTTACAATTTCAGTTCCGTTGTTTTGTGTTTCCACAATTAGTTTTGGAACATCCGGTGGGTTTTACTATTATTTTCTAATGTTTGCCATTGTGCCATTTGTGATTTTTTCATACGATGAGAAGGGTTGGATTTTTTTTGTATTCCTTATGAATACAAGCTTTTATATCTGGTTTGAGTTTTTTGGCAGTCCAGGTATGTTCGAAAAAGGAACATTATTATATTATAAAGAAGTTCAGGATTTGTTTCGTATCAATTCGGTTGTATCTTGTTTATCTTTTGTAGCTTTGTTTATGTTTTATTTTTTAAGAAATATCAATCGAATCCAAAAGGAAATGGAAAGGATCAATGATCATAAAGATCGTATTTTTTCTATCCTTGCACATGATTTGAAAGGACCAATTGGTACGATTAGTACGTATTTAGGTTATATAACAAAATCATTGCCAGAGAGAGAAGAACTTCTTTTTGGTTTAACGGAGCTGAAAAAAAGTACAAACCAAACGTATTTGGTTTTGGAAAACTTATTGGACTGGGTTAGGAATGAAACGCAAAAAACGCAATGTAATCCCAAAAATTTAAATCTCAATTCAATTTTAAAAAATGCGCTAGATCTACTCAATATTCAAGCAAAAGACAAAGGTATCACTTGGGAAACAAAAGTTTCAGAAGATCATTTTGTGTATTGCGATGAACGAATGACAGCAACTGTCTTACGCAATATATTGTCCAATGCGATAAAATATTCTCACCCGAATAGTAAGGTTTCAATTGAAACTGAAAAAAACTCCGATTGTATCGAAATACGCTTTCAAGATTCCGGTGTGGGTATGGGGCCTGATCTACTTGCCAAGATCCTTGAAGGGAAACGATTCGATTCAGGTTTTGGAACAGCTGGGGAAAAAGGAACAGGTCTCGGTTTGCTTGTCTGTAAAGAGTTACTTGCGGAACAAGGTGGAACCCTAAAGGTCAGCAGTAAACTTACAAAAGGGACAAAAATTAGCATTCAACTTCCCCTTGCCGATTAA
- a CDS encoding glycerate kinase type-2 family protein yields the protein MIPSLQKQGNKQLNALRKDIEELFWEGVRSATPEYLSPEFWKNHQDLCEVFKNPLKKNYVFALGKAAYAMALSFQKFFPVDAGFILTKYNHLPKEIQKNGQMDVWKCREAAHPIPDKNSELYAREVLNEILQLGEDHQLIVLLSGGGSSLFEIPENGYLLKDLIELNENLLKKGLPIQEINAERKKYSAVKAGKFLNNLKAQLKVYTFAISDVLGDDPNVIASGPSYPGSEYYVMGNLTSSLKAMEKKAKNIGYEVKTISDSWDFSSEITAKKIVGELLDGDINPKKQAILLGGELVCPVEGTGLGGRNQETALRVAILTEGNSMDRDWLFLSCGTDGTDGPTDAAGGIVGPGITQKMKEKGWDPKKELLNSNSYPILKDMEALLFTGATGTNVNDLLILLLAERNS from the coding sequence ATGATTCCCTCACTGCAAAAACAAGGAAATAAACAACTGAATGCTTTAAGAAAAGATATTGAAGAACTATTTTGGGAAGGGGTACGAAGTGCAACACCCGAATATCTTTCACCAGAATTTTGGAAAAACCATCAAGATCTTTGTGAAGTATTCAAAAATCCTCTGAAGAAAAACTATGTTTTTGCACTCGGAAAAGCTGCTTATGCGATGGCTTTGTCTTTCCAAAAGTTTTTCCCAGTGGATGCTGGTTTTATCCTTACTAAGTACAACCATCTTCCAAAAGAAATCCAAAAAAACGGACAAATGGATGTATGGAAATGCAGAGAAGCCGCTCACCCCATACCAGATAAAAATTCCGAACTATATGCAAGAGAAGTGTTGAATGAAATTTTACAGCTAGGTGAAGATCACCAATTGATTGTTTTGTTATCAGGAGGAGGGTCTAGCCTTTTTGAAATACCGGAAAATGGATATCTACTTAAAGATTTAATTGAACTAAATGAAAATTTGTTAAAAAAGGGACTTCCCATTCAGGAAATCAATGCGGAAAGAAAAAAATATTCAGCAGTGAAAGCCGGTAAATTCTTAAACAATCTCAAAGCTCAGTTAAAGGTTTATACGTTTGCAATTTCAGATGTGTTAGGTGATGATCCAAATGTCATTGCTTCTGGACCAAGTTATCCAGGAAGTGAATATTATGTGATGGGGAATCTGACTTCTTCTCTGAAGGCAATGGAAAAAAAAGCCAAAAATATTGGTTATGAAGTGAAAACCATATCCGATTCATGGGATTTTTCCAGTGAAATTACTGCAAAAAAAATCGTTGGTGAGTTGTTAGATGGCGATATTAATCCTAAAAAACAAGCCATTTTACTCGGAGGAGAACTTGTATGCCCTGTTGAAGGAACAGGGTTAGGAGGCCGAAACCAAGAAACGGCGCTGCGTGTGGCAATCCTAACCGAAGGCAATAGTATGGATCGGGATTGGTTATTTCTTTCTTGTGGGACTGATGGAACAGATGGTCCGACTGATGCTGCCGGTGGAATTGTTGGACCAGGAATTACCCAAAAGATGAAGGAAAAAGGTTGGGATCCAAAAAAAGAATTATTAAATTCCAATTCCTATCCCATCTTGAAAGACATGGAGGCACTCCTTTTTACTGGTGCTACCGGAACCAATGTCAATGACCTATTGATTCTTTTGTTAGCGGAACGGAATTCCTAA
- a CDS encoding winged helix-turn-helix domain-containing protein yields the protein MIKEPKKKLQENTKKGGQWTFLSNHAHVLICLSKDPEIRLKDVATLVGITERAVQAIVKDLVEAEILEKSKDGRRNQYIIQTEQKLRHPLEANHSILELLRLGK from the coding sequence ATGATAAAAGAGCCGAAGAAAAAATTGCAAGAGAACACTAAAAAAGGAGGCCAGTGGACTTTTCTCTCTAACCATGCTCATGTTTTGATTTGTTTGAGCAAAGACCCTGAAATTCGGTTGAAGGATGTAGCAACTCTTGTTGGCATCACCGAGAGAGCAGTGCAAGCAATTGTTAAGGATTTGGTTGAAGCTGAAATTTTAGAAAAAAGCAAAGATGGAAGAAGAAACCAATACATCATCCAAACCGAACAAAAACTACGACATCCTTTAGAAGCCAATCATTCCATTTTGGAATTACTTAGGTTAGGTAAATAA
- a CDS encoding PP2C family protein-serine/threonine phosphatase, translating into MRYLFLLLFFFVYPLGAEVISLESGWTFQEEGKKEINPVLVGVPLVKQGYNVPLRGKYRLKISVPTFPEFSQAIYMDRVHSADQTFWNGVPIGTTGSFSPEYYPYWYKVRYYEIPNSLLKQGENELVVDIECRETQFRCGIFRSIPYFGTQDEIKDKMVFEDVNQILIGALFFGIFLQQAIGYALNRSSKSGLYLAGTAIFFVGWRLPSINKIHFLLIHPEILVRLLFFCQFIFPVFIMLFVHTLFDRRITKLAVITFFLDTVLAFTQLFSMEPDHRFYLVYIWYFLLAVKVPILIQLLVRNYKKTAEAVVVSLGALVATFFGIADVLTDLITGKNAYLTQYGILTFLFAGVLAIALQSARTRRELRNLNESLEMLITLRTQELHKQYKLLHDDLVMAAGLQAKLIPPMEFKHHTLSVASVFMPMEKIGGDYFDYYIHEDGSITFLLCDVLGHGIAAALIASMLKVNFLEIAPKVKDPSNFLLELNMKMLPVVEKNYITAVVSHFDLKHSILKYSVMGHPSPYSMNVVSNSLTPLGGRGPIMGWKKDVLVETFSHQLSSGDRFFFYTDGITESQNKNRELYGESRLREQLVGGFHLSLSELNEKIKKDIRNFAFRLSDDVTYFTIDIK; encoded by the coding sequence ATGAGATATTTGTTTCTTCTCCTTTTTTTCTTTGTGTATCCTCTCGGAGCAGAAGTAATTTCCTTGGAATCCGGTTGGACCTTCCAAGAAGAAGGTAAAAAAGAAATTAATCCTGTGTTAGTTGGTGTTCCCCTAGTAAAACAAGGATACAACGTTCCCTTGCGGGGAAAATATCGACTAAAGATTTCTGTTCCAACTTTTCCTGAGTTTTCACAGGCAATCTATATGGACCGGGTACATTCTGCGGATCAAACTTTTTGGAATGGAGTTCCCATTGGCACAACGGGGAGTTTTTCGCCAGAATATTATCCATATTGGTATAAAGTTCGTTACTATGAGATTCCAAATTCTCTCTTGAAGCAGGGTGAAAATGAATTGGTTGTGGATATTGAATGTCGTGAAACACAGTTTAGGTGTGGTATCTTTCGATCAATTCCCTATTTTGGGACCCAAGACGAAATCAAAGATAAAATGGTTTTTGAGGATGTGAACCAAATCCTCATTGGTGCTTTATTTTTTGGGATTTTTTTACAACAGGCTATCGGTTATGCTTTGAATCGATCCTCAAAATCCGGATTGTATTTAGCGGGTACAGCTATCTTCTTTGTGGGTTGGAGATTGCCTTCTATCAATAAGATTCATTTTTTATTGATCCATCCGGAGATTCTTGTAAGACTTTTGTTTTTTTGCCAGTTTATATTTCCCGTCTTTATCATGTTATTTGTTCATACTCTTTTTGATCGACGGATTACTAAACTTGCAGTCATAACTTTCTTTTTAGACACAGTCCTTGCTTTCACACAACTGTTTTCGATGGAACCTGATCATCGATTTTATTTAGTTTATATTTGGTATTTTTTACTTGCTGTTAAGGTTCCAATCCTAATCCAGCTACTGGTTCGAAATTATAAAAAAACAGCGGAAGCCGTAGTTGTATCCTTGGGGGCACTGGTAGCAACTTTTTTTGGAATTGCAGATGTCCTTACAGATTTGATAACTGGGAAAAATGCTTACCTAACTCAATATGGAATTTTAACATTTTTATTCGCCGGTGTACTTGCCATTGCTCTACAAAGTGCTAGGACGAGAAGGGAACTTCGAAATCTGAATGAATCACTTGAAATGCTTATCACCTTGCGCACACAAGAACTACATAAACAATATAAGTTGTTACATGATGATTTGGTGATGGCTGCAGGATTACAAGCTAAACTGATCCCTCCTATGGAATTTAAACACCATACACTCAGTGTTGCTTCTGTATTTATGCCAATGGAAAAAATTGGTGGAGATTATTTTGATTATTATATTCACGAAGACGGCTCCATAACATTTTTGTTATGTGACGTTCTTGGACATGGGATTGCTGCTGCATTGATCGCTAGTATGTTAAAGGTCAATTTTTTAGAGATTGCTCCGAAAGTAAAAGATCCCTCTAACTTTTTGTTAGAGTTAAACATGAAAATGTTGCCAGTAGTCGAAAAAAATTATATCACTGCCGTTGTTAGTCATTTTGATTTAAAACATTCCATTTTAAAATATTCGGTGATGGGACATCCGAGTCCTTATTCCATGAATGTTGTTTCTAATTCCTTAACACCGCTAGGGGGAAGGGGGCCGATTATGGGTTGGAAAAAAGATGTCCTCGTGGAAACATTTTCTCACCAACTTTCATCAGGGGATCGTTTCTTTTTTTATACCGATGGGATTACGGAAAGCCAAAATAAAAATAGGGAATTGTACGGAGAATCAAGGTTAAGAGAACAATTAGTGGGTGGGTTCCATCTTTCCCTTTCCGAATTAAACGAAAAAATTAAGAAGGATATTCGGAATTTCGCATTTCGTTTGTCAGATGACGTAACATACTTTACGATCGATATTAAATGA
- a CDS encoding C69 family dipeptidase, whose product MCDTSLATEKFTKTQKRIFAKNSDREPNEAQSILHVPRLEHKKGSKLRTTYIEIPQTPVTYEVFLSKPFHMWGAEMGVNEFGLCIGNEAVFTNLKIPKKNDGLTGMDLIRLALERCKSAKDGLFLITELLETYGQDACGGYENQSFFYHNSFIIADRKDGYVLETADRYWVAKKIDTFYAISNGLTIGSDFEYSSPNLIEKLRKKPNQEFSFKDHFSDRFYTYMSHCKDRRYLHQKTAESLELENASYTTKNAMDTLKTHTIENDEFEPSSSSMKSLCLHATGPTTPNQTNGSLIVEWDTSETNQDPLRVFYTGTSTPCLSLFKPFYFGTKNFIDSSSLSSNKTYSETLWWLHESIARKSNFDYQAVRSILLPALIGIQESILNISKEFLSPQKKEEVQWRFLKDHVNVLKKIDEELIRSKIGTSRWQNPLFQLYWSGQNKKLGIPFR is encoded by the coding sequence AATCTTTGCGAAAAACTCGGATCGCGAACCAAACGAAGCACAATCCATACTTCATGTTCCTCGTTTAGAACATAAAAAAGGTTCAAAATTACGTACAACTTATATTGAGATTCCACAAACTCCCGTTACTTATGAAGTTTTTTTGAGCAAACCATTTCATATGTGGGGTGCAGAGATGGGTGTGAATGAATTCGGACTTTGTATTGGCAATGAAGCAGTTTTCACCAATCTAAAAATACCAAAAAAAAATGATGGTTTAACAGGAATGGACCTGATCCGTTTGGCTTTAGAAAGATGTAAATCGGCTAAAGATGGATTATTCCTTATTACAGAACTTTTAGAAACATACGGGCAAGATGCATGCGGAGGTTATGAAAATCAATCCTTCTTTTATCATAACAGCTTTATCATAGCGGATAGAAAAGATGGATATGTATTAGAAACTGCTGATCGTTACTGGGTAGCAAAAAAAATAGATACTTTTTATGCCATTTCGAATGGACTCACAATCGGCTCCGATTTTGAATATTCATCACCTAACTTAATAGAAAAACTTCGAAAAAAACCTAATCAAGAATTTTCTTTTAAAGACCATTTCAGCGATCGATTTTATACTTATATGAGCCATTGCAAAGACAGACGATATCTGCACCAAAAAACTGCAGAAAGTTTAGAGTTGGAAAATGCAAGTTATACTACAAAAAATGCTATGGACACTTTAAAAACCCATACTATCGAAAACGATGAATTTGAACCATCTTCTTCTTCAATGAAATCCCTATGTTTACATGCAACAGGACCCACAACGCCGAATCAAACTAACGGAAGTTTAATTGTTGAGTGGGACACTTCAGAGACCAACCAAGACCCACTCAGAGTATTTTATACAGGAACATCCACACCGTGTTTAAGTTTATTTAAACCATTTTATTTTGGAACAAAGAACTTCATCGATTCTTCGAGTTTATCATCTAATAAAACTTATTCCGAAACCTTATGGTGGTTACACGAATCAATTGCAAGAAAATCCAACTTTGATTACCAAGCAGTTCGTTCGATTTTACTTCCTGCATTAATCGGAATCCAAGAATCTATTTTAAATATTTCCAAAGAGTTTCTTTCTCCTCAAAAAAAAGAAGAAGTCCAATGGAGATTTTTAAAAGATCATGTGAACGTTTTGAAAAAAATAGATGAAGAACTCATCCGTTCCAAAATTGGAACAAGTCGATGGCAAAACCCACTCTTCCAATTGTATTGGTCGGGACAAAATAAAAAATTAGGAATTCCGTTCCGCTAA
- a CDS encoding ketopantoate reductase family protein, whose product MQTKHPSIAISGIGSVTATIIHALYQNSIPFKILCRNESRFQFLSENPIRFKGPQGHIVSIDLNEHLTNIHDCNDSFDYIFIGCKNQNLPEYLEETKSFLKQEGKWILIQNGIPEGHFESYQNKILGGVVGWNTQTLADGTYYQSNVGSLIIGGVPKPEPIWNQLLPPHIPIIRTDQITGYRWHKLAINSIINGLAASKQLSLGQLFLNKNSRIDALDTVTEIKSLMNHLKIEEQVVPGSFPIQKLGGGKGAMPTWIRHLILILLGLKYYKIRTSMVQDLDHGRKTEIDFINGEVVKIANNYRIQVPKNEWIVAKVKELEKSL is encoded by the coding sequence ATGCAAACGAAACATCCTTCCATAGCCATTAGCGGGATCGGTTCCGTTACAGCTACCATCATCCATGCTCTTTATCAAAATTCCATTCCATTTAAAATTCTTTGTCGTAACGAAAGCAGATTTCAATTTTTAAGTGAGAATCCAATTAGGTTCAAAGGACCTCAAGGCCACATTGTTTCAATTGATTTAAATGAACACCTAACGAATATTCATGATTGTAATGATTCATTTGATTATATTTTCATTGGATGCAAAAATCAGAATCTTCCAGAATATTTAGAAGAAACCAAATCATTTTTGAAGCAAGAAGGGAAATGGATTCTCATTCAAAATGGAATTCCAGAAGGTCATTTTGAATCCTATCAAAATAAAATACTCGGTGGAGTTGTTGGTTGGAATACACAAACCTTAGCCGATGGAACTTATTACCAATCAAATGTAGGAAGTCTCATTATCGGAGGAGTTCCAAAACCAGAACCCATCTGGAACCAACTACTTCCTCCACATATCCCTATAATACGAACAGACCAAATTACTGGTTATCGTTGGCATAAACTTGCAATCAATTCCATCATCAACGGATTGGCAGCATCCAAACAGTTGAGTTTAGGTCAGTTGTTTCTAAATAAAAATTCAAGAATCGATGCATTAGATACTGTGACAGAAATTAAATCACTGATGAATCATCTAAAGATTGAAGAACAAGTAGTTCCAGGATCTTTTCCAATACAAAAATTAGGCGGTGGAAAAGGTGCTATGCCTACATGGATACGCCATCTAATACTAATTTTACTTGGCCTAAAGTATTATAAAATTCGTACTTCGATGGTCCAAGATTTAGATCATGGGCGAAAAACAGAAATTGACTTTATCAATGGTGAAGTTGTAAAAATTGCAAACAACTATAGGATTCAAGTTCCAAAAAACGAATGGATTGTTGCGAAAGTAAAAGAATTAGAAAAGAGCCTATAA
- a CDS encoding NAD(P)-binding domain-containing protein: MWPSSYFRWLTKSAPMGPVEVYPELSESYETNLPNVFIIGDLTGVPLLKLAAESGVNVWKHIREKTEDCLDAVIIGSGPAGLSCAYEAKRLGKKFILLEANIPFQTIQSYPKHKPIFAEPKGLNSKSRIKITDSTKEDLLEYLNALIKEDTITIQTGKRVVSIQPEGNVYRVQTETGESFFTSSVVIAIGKSGDPKRLGVKGESNPSVFYRFFDPSDAKEKSVVIVGGGDSAVEAAIACSRYAKLVNLVYRGKELTRPKQKNKEELEELVRDGKVKLQLESEVTEISEQNLFVKTSVGSAKLNFDLVYILIGNTAPTQFLKKLGIKIQNEKSLSDWVGFSSLLSFAGAAYLGKASFYGPGWFSPLATVFAAISFLSLSFFIYLKWNLNHLKTIPWIFLRNTYLLFVFFYFLYVYLSTTYFGYTLFGKYPSFHYTMLYSLTILFFGIRRILVRKTDYIFYQTISLILIQIFFLFLLPELILPTLGDLGYLGTSNGYVRTEIFPNDAYWKAYGFILAWPLSMGVLYDGGITNFWLGYGLFFSFGFIPFLVYRYGKGAYCGWICSCGGLAETLGDEHRQKMPHGKWAYRLEHSGQYILALAFLLTVFKLFGVYGKKIHPDLEISEVMADSVKWLYDLIVDIGLAGVVGVGFYFLFSGRIWCRMFCPLASLMHIYARFSSFRIFSDKKKCISCNICTKNCHQGIDVMGYASRGIPMDSVQCVRCSACVSLCPTDVLEFGRLVPSGIQYDSLTAKTRK; this comes from the coding sequence ATGTGGCCATCATCCTATTTTCGTTGGTTAACCAAATCTGCCCCAATGGGTCCTGTTGAAGTTTACCCAGAATTATCTGAATCGTATGAAACAAACTTACCTAATGTTTTTATCATTGGTGATTTAACGGGTGTTCCACTACTGAAACTTGCCGCCGAAAGCGGTGTGAATGTATGGAAACACATTCGTGAAAAAACAGAAGACTGTTTAGATGCAGTGATCATTGGCTCAGGGCCTGCTGGTCTCTCATGTGCATACGAAGCGAAACGGTTAGGCAAAAAGTTCATTCTCCTTGAAGCTAATATTCCATTTCAAACCATCCAAAGTTATCCAAAACATAAACCAATTTTTGCGGAACCAAAAGGATTAAATTCCAAGTCCAGAATTAAGATTACTGATTCAACGAAAGAGGACTTATTAGAGTATTTGAATGCCCTAATCAAAGAAGATACAATCACTATCCAAACTGGGAAACGTGTTGTTTCAATTCAACCTGAGGGTAATGTATATAGAGTGCAAACGGAAACAGGTGAATCATTTTTTACCAGTTCTGTTGTAATCGCAATCGGAAAATCAGGTGATCCAAAGAGATTAGGTGTGAAAGGTGAATCGAACCCTTCTGTATTTTATCGTTTTTTTGATCCTTCTGATGCAAAAGAAAAATCTGTGGTGATTGTTGGTGGTGGTGATAGTGCCGTTGAAGCAGCAATCGCCTGTTCACGTTATGCGAAATTGGTAAATTTGGTATACAGAGGAAAGGAGCTTACTCGTCCAAAACAAAAAAATAAAGAAGAATTGGAAGAGTTGGTCCGAGATGGAAAAGTCAAACTTCAACTTGAATCAGAAGTCACCGAAATTTCTGAACAAAACTTATTTGTGAAAACATCTGTAGGTTCGGCCAAACTAAATTTCGACTTGGTTTATATTTTGATTGGGAATACTGCACCTACCCAATTTTTAAAAAAGTTAGGTATTAAAATTCAAAATGAAAAATCACTTTCTGATTGGGTTGGATTTAGTTCCCTTTTATCTTTTGCAGGTGCAGCTTATTTGGGCAAAGCTTCATTTTATGGGCCTGGATGGTTTTCGCCTTTGGCAACAGTCTTTGCCGCCATTTCCTTTTTGTCCTTATCCTTTTTTATTTATTTAAAATGGAATTTAAATCATCTGAAGACTATTCCTTGGATTTTTTTAAGAAACACCTATTTACTATTTGTGTTTTTTTATTTTCTCTATGTATATCTATCCACCACTTATTTTGGTTATACTCTTTTTGGTAAATATCCATCTTTCCACTATACAATGTTATACTCGCTAACGATTCTATTTTTTGGAATCAGAAGGATTTTGGTTAGAAAAACAGATTATATCTTTTATCAAACGATCAGTTTAATCTTGATTCAGATTTTCTTTTTGTTTTTGTTACCTGAATTAATTTTACCAACCCTTGGTGATTTAGGATATTTAGGTACATCGAATGGTTATGTTAGAACAGAAATATTTCCAAATGATGCCTATTGGAAGGCTTATGGGTTTATTTTGGCGTGGCCGCTCAGTATGGGGGTTTTGTATGATGGTGGGATCACCAATTTTTGGTTAGGTTATGGTCTTTTCTTTAGTTTTGGGTTTATTCCTTTTTTAGTTTATCGTTATGGTAAAGGTGCTTATTGCGGCTGGATTTGTTCTTGTGGTGGACTTGCAGAAACTTTGGGAGATGAACATCGGCAGAAAATGCCACATGGAAAATGGGCCTATCGTTTGGAACATTCAGGCCAATACATTTTGGCTTTGGCATTTTTGTTAACAGTCTTTAAATTATTTGGAGTTTATGGAAAAAAGATCCACCCCGATTTAGAAATTTCTGAAGTAATGGCTGATTCAGTAAAATGGCTTTACGATCTCATTGTGGATATTGGGCTTGCTGGTGTTGTTGGAGTTGGTTTTTATTTTCTTTTTTCTGGAAGGATTTGGTGCAGAATGTTTTGTCCACTTGCTTCTTTGATGCATATCTATGCTCGGTTTAGTAGTTTTCGAATTTTTTCTGATAAAAAGAAATGCATATCTTGTAATATTTGTACAAAAAATTGCCATCAAGGAATTGATGTAATGGGTTATGCAAGTAGAGGCATTCCTATGGATAGCGTACAGTGCGTACGTTGTTCTGCATGTGTGTCACTTTGTCCGACTGACGTTTTAGAGTTTGGGCGATTGGTCCCATCTGGGATTCAGTATGATTCCCTCACTGCAAAAACAAGGAAATAA
- a CDS encoding DoxX family protein, producing the protein MKKFLVYSLGAFYITAGINHFFSPEFYLEMMPDYLPFHELLNVTSGLAEITLGSLVLYERMRKMASYGIILLLLAIYPANINMLLTALEGKDYGVPIWALYARLPFQFLFIYWAWLVREYKWSSESTESM; encoded by the coding sequence ATGAAAAAGTTTCTCGTGTATTCTCTCGGGGCGTTCTACATAACAGCTGGCATCAATCATTTTTTCTCTCCCGAATTTTATTTGGAAATGATGCCTGACTACCTACCTTTTCATGAACTATTGAATGTTACGAGTGGACTTGCAGAAATCACCTTGGGATCCCTTGTTCTTTATGAAAGGATGCGGAAGATGGCAAGTTATGGAATTATCTTACTTCTTTTGGCGATTTATCCTGCCAATATCAATATGTTGTTAACTGCATTGGAAGGCAAAGATTATGGCGTTCCAATCTGGGCTTTGTATGCACGATTACCATTTCAGTTTTTGTTTATTTATTGGGCATGGCTTGTGCGAGAATACAAATGGTCTAGTGAATCTACTGAATCAATGTAA
- the perRA gene encoding peroxide-responsive transcriptional repressor PerRA: MDLSYQKTKELLESHGIRPTSQRLEMAHLLLERHQHLFAEEVFHLVNSHFPHASRATIFNNLKLFAEKGMLGTLELKSGVTHFDSNIGPHHHALNEETGEITDVEMDEGLESKVLDELKESYFRKTGKKLENVKLVITLRGK, from the coding sequence ATGGATTTAAGTTACCAAAAAACCAAGGAACTCCTCGAATCTCATGGGATTCGCCCCACTTCGCAGAGATTGGAAATGGCACATTTGCTCCTAGAGCGGCACCAACATCTTTTTGCAGAAGAAGTATTCCATTTGGTGAATTCCCATTTTCCACATGCATCGCGAGCTACCATTTTCAACAATCTCAAACTCTTCGCAGAAAAAGGAATGTTAGGAACTTTGGAACTAAAAAGTGGTGTGACACATTTTGATTCCAACATTGGCCCTCACCATCATGCCCTCAATGAAGAAACTGGCGAGATCACTGACGTAGAGATGGACGAAGGACTTGAGTCAAAAGTTTTGGATGAATTGAAGGAAAGTTATTTTAGAAAGACAGGTAAAAAATTAGAGAACGTTAAACTTGTCATTACACTCAGAGGGAAATAA